From a region of the Methanolobus tindarius DSM 2278 genome:
- a CDS encoding C15orf41 family protein yields MRMDIETYNKIYENLESVDDVKKLSQQFSQPIGTIHSILNQKTVTKVKRNFSRVKSKSPRHLRQWKKGKSIIEIAKKNDIPATLIVSMLLKEMGIPKKGFIRNLDEQPEGRLKREVIAAMESDFFFSPKAHELHAEKGDMGESILAEWLAEHEITYRSENDLRDEGFSKTPDFLLDSEIVIDGIDIFWIESKALFGDEKEHEYYIKKQFREYEENYGTGMIVYWYGYIDTLSYNGNLIKDYRFFDKDRDTIEELLNFKTYW; encoded by the coding sequence ATGAGAATGGATATTGAGACTTATAACAAGATATACGAAAACCTGGAAAGCGTAGATGATGTGAAGAAATTATCGCAGCAGTTCTCACAGCCTATAGGTACTATCCATTCCATATTGAATCAGAAAACCGTCACAAAGGTAAAGAGAAATTTTTCCCGGGTAAAAAGTAAGTCTCCAAGGCACCTGAGGCAATGGAAAAAAGGAAAAAGCATCATTGAGATTGCAAAAAAGAATGATATTCCTGCAACTCTTATTGTTTCCATGCTGCTCAAGGAAATGGGTATTCCTAAGAAAGGTTTTATCAGAAATCTTGATGAACAGCCCGAAGGACGTCTTAAAAGAGAAGTAATTGCAGCTATGGAATCAGATTTTTTCTTCTCCCCGAAAGCTCATGAGTTACATGCTGAAAAAGGTGACATGGGGGAATCCATTCTTGCTGAGTGGCTTGCTGAGCACGAAATAACATACAGGTCAGAGAATGACCTGAGGGATGAAGGTTTTTCAAAAACTCCTGACTTTTTGCTGGATTCGGAGATTGTAATCGATGGTATCGACATTTTCTGGATAGAAAGCAAAGCTCTTTTCGGTGATGAGAAAGAGCATGAATATTACATTAAAAAACAGTTCAGGGAGTATGAAGAGAATTACGGTACCGGTATGATCGTTTACTGGTACGGTTATATAGATACTCTCAGTTACAATGGAAACCTGATAAAAGATTACAGGTTCTTCGATAAGGATCGTGATACGATAGAAGAACTCCTGAACTTCAAGACTTACTGGTAA
- a CDS encoding endonuclease III domain-containing protein: MTSGILCRVYGLLLDELGPQYWWPADTAFEVVIGAMLTQQTKWTNVEKAIEGLKEHSLLEIVPLAEADTGLIEELVRCCGFYRQKASRLKGIAVFFAENGMENVFSLPVVELRKTMLSLKGVGNETADSIVLYAANKPKFVIDAYTTRMMKCIGIEGNYMQLQQRFEEELPKDVDTYKEYHALIVEYSKAYCGRKRCNECILKDLNENGY; the protein is encoded by the coding sequence ATGACGTCTGGAATACTCTGCAGGGTATATGGCCTGCTTCTGGATGAACTGGGACCTCAATACTGGTGGCCTGCTGATACGGCTTTTGAAGTTGTTATTGGGGCTATGCTTACGCAGCAGACAAAATGGACTAATGTGGAAAAAGCCATAGAAGGCCTGAAGGAACATAGTCTTCTGGAAATAGTGCCTCTTGCTGAAGCTGATACCGGGCTTATTGAGGAACTTGTCAGATGTTGCGGTTTCTACCGGCAAAAAGCTTCCCGTTTAAAGGGAATTGCAGTTTTTTTTGCAGAAAATGGTATGGAAAATGTATTTTCCCTGCCTGTGGTGGAACTCAGGAAAACCATGCTGTCTTTGAAAGGAGTTGGCAATGAAACTGCTGACAGCATCGTGCTCTATGCTGCCAACAAGCCCAAGTTTGTAATAGATGCATACACCACACGCATGATGAAATGTATTGGAATTGAAGGTAACTACATGCAGCTGCAGCAAAGGTTTGAAGAAGAACTTCCAAAAGACGTAGATACCTATAAGGAATACCACGCTCTCATAGTTGAATATTCAAAAGCCTATTGTGGCAGAAAAAGATGTAATGAATGTATTCTGAAGGATTTGAATGAGAATGGATATTGA
- a CDS encoding ribose-phosphate diphosphokinase, translating into MKIIGGPASQALSSRVARELNIEPTVCDFTRFPDGELYSRILDEDVDEVTIIQSTTTDSDLVALLQLIDACEDSPVINVVIPYMGYARQDKKFKTGEPITARAIARTINADRIFTVNIHEASVLNYFNADAFDLDASRLLGYHIRSLNLCNPLIVSPDKGAINLAENTAADVGLEYDYLEKTRHSGDSVTIKAKNVDVMDRDIIIIDDMIATGGTMAESIKLLKSQGAKDVYLACVHPVLARNAVLRLYNAGVKDIIATDTIEKVQSCVSVAPLIANALRSI; encoded by the coding sequence TTGAAAATTATTGGAGGACCAGCATCCCAGGCTCTTTCATCAAGGGTTGCGAGAGAACTTAACATTGAGCCTACTGTTTGTGACTTCACAAGGTTCCCTGACGGTGAACTGTATTCACGCATACTTGATGAGGACGTGGATGAAGTTACTATTATCCAGAGTACAACAACGGATTCTGATCTTGTTGCATTATTACAGCTTATTGACGCCTGCGAGGATTCACCTGTCATCAATGTGGTTATCCCATACATGGGATATGCCAGACAGGATAAAAAGTTCAAAACCGGTGAACCAATAACTGCAAGGGCTATTGCAAGGACAATTAATGCAGACAGGATTTTTACAGTAAATATACATGAGGCAAGTGTTCTGAATTATTTTAATGCTGATGCATTTGACCTTGATGCTTCACGCCTGCTGGGTTATCATATAAGATCACTGAACCTGTGCAATCCTCTCATTGTCTCACCTGATAAGGGCGCAATTAATCTTGCAGAGAACACAGCAGCCGATGTAGGACTGGAATATGATTATCTTGAAAAGACAAGGCATTCCGGTGATTCAGTTACTATCAAAGCAAAAAATGTCGATGTGATGGACAGGGATATCATAATTATTGATGACATGATCGCAACCGGTGGAACCATGGCAGAATCTATCAAACTGCTGAAATCCCAGGGAGCAAAAGATGTCTATCTTGCATGTGTACACCCGGTTCTTGCAAGAAATGCGGTGCTTCGCCTGTACAATGCAGGGGTAAAAGATATTATAGCTACCGACACAATAGAAAAGGTACAGAGTTGTGTCAGTGTGGCACCCCTTATAGCCAATGCTTTAAGAAGTATCTGA
- a CDS encoding DHH family phosphoesterase yields MNNVAKEINATDKTKIKPTYLILGSGSFGFALAKELRELDKELIIVDKDSQKVETLREEAYEALVGDVSDPNLFEMINTKNLAGILILSSDPKANKIALKNVREKVSPDIYCVVRAPDVINMQEMETIGADLVIMPPRMVAKSLSRSLERAEAMRRGNKLTQWFETNKGKKLGIVVHDNPDPDAISSALALKTIASSFNVLADIIYHGEIGHQENKAFVNLLGIDLFRSEDVGFTNYENLALVDCSMPGANNSLPLDTHVNIIIDHHPLPDADIDADFIDIRPHVGASATILTKYLQELNIDIDSELATALLYGIRTDTLDFKRNTDSSDLSAASYLYPLSDHDILEQLERPSMSIETLDVLGEAINSRQVIGSYLLSNVGSIRNRDTLPQAADYLLNLEGISTSIVFGVTEEKIYISGRSNDIRVNLGDVMKRAFGEDAGGGHATAAAAQIPLGVFSASKDRQTLLRLVNEAVVKRFLAAVGVEENDE; encoded by the coding sequence ATTAACAACGTTGCAAAGGAGATTAACGCAACTGACAAAACTAAAATCAAACCCACATACCTGATTCTTGGTAGTGGTAGTTTTGGATTTGCATTAGCCAAGGAACTCAGGGAACTTGACAAAGAGCTTATTATCGTTGATAAGGACTCACAGAAGGTTGAAACACTACGTGAGGAAGCATATGAAGCTCTGGTTGGTGATGTAAGTGATCCTAATCTTTTTGAAATGATCAACACCAAGAACCTTGCAGGAATCCTAATCCTGAGTTCTGATCCAAAGGCAAACAAAATAGCCCTCAAAAATGTCAGGGAAAAGGTATCACCTGATATCTACTGTGTGGTTAGAGCTCCTGATGTAATTAACATGCAGGAAATGGAGACAATTGGAGCAGACCTTGTAATAATGCCTCCAAGAATGGTGGCAAAATCCCTTTCAAGATCACTTGAACGTGCAGAAGCTATGCGCAGAGGTAACAAGCTCACTCAGTGGTTTGAGACAAATAAGGGGAAAAAACTCGGTATTGTTGTCCACGATAATCCGGATCCTGATGCTATTTCCAGTGCCCTTGCACTGAAAACTATTGCATCATCTTTCAATGTACTTGCAGATATTATTTATCACGGAGAAATCGGGCATCAGGAAAATAAGGCGTTTGTGAACCTTCTTGGAATTGATCTTTTCAGGTCCGAAGATGTTGGATTTACAAATTACGAGAACCTTGCACTTGTGGATTGTTCAATGCCTGGCGCAAACAACTCGCTACCACTTGATACTCATGTGAATATTATAATCGACCATCACCCACTTCCTGATGCTGACATAGATGCAGACTTCATCGATATCAGACCACATGTAGGAGCTTCTGCTACAATTCTCACAAAATACCTGCAGGAACTCAATATAGATATTGACAGTGAGCTTGCTACTGCACTGCTCTATGGTATAAGAACCGACACCCTTGATTTTAAGAGAAATACTGATTCTTCAGACCTTTCTGCAGCTTCATATCTCTATCCGTTATCTGACCACGATATACTGGAACAACTGGAACGTCCTTCAATGTCAATTGAAACTCTGGACGTACTTGGGGAAGCTATTAACAGCAGACAGGTAATCGGAAGTTATCTGCTCTCTAATGTGGGAAGTATCCGTAACAGGGATACATTGCCACAGGCAGCAGATTACCTGCTTAACCTTGAAGGTATTTCAACATCAATCGTATTCGGAGTGACTGAAGAAAAGATATACATCTCTGGTCGCAGTAACGATATCAGAGTTAACCTTGGAGACGTCATGAAAAGAGCTTTCGGTGAAGATGCAGGTGGCGGACATGCAACTGCTGCAGCTGCACAAATTCCACTGGGAGTATTCAGTGCGTCCAAAGACCGCCAGACACTGTTAAGACTTGTTAATGAAGCTGTCGTCAAGAGATTCCTGGCAGCTGTCGGTGTGGAAGAGAACGACGAATAA
- the moaC gene encoding cyclic pyranopterin monophosphate synthase MoaC: MEATFTHIENDRAVMVDISKKDIIVRKAIASGEIVLNDATIEKIRSGSVEKGNVFSTARVASILAVKKTPELIPMCHQIPITKVDVDFSIHGNIVRATVEVRSVGKTGVEMEALTGVSVALLTVWDMVKSAEKDETGNYPATGIQNIKVLEKVKMNQN, encoded by the coding sequence TTGGAAGCTACATTCACACATATCGAGAACGACCGCGCGGTCATGGTAGACATCAGTAAAAAGGATATCATTGTGAGAAAGGCAATAGCTTCCGGGGAAATAGTTCTTAATGATGCAACCATTGAGAAGATTCGCTCGGGTAGCGTTGAAAAAGGAAATGTATTCTCCACCGCGCGCGTGGCTTCAATTCTTGCAGTAAAAAAGACACCGGAACTTATTCCTATGTGTCACCAGATTCCAATTACCAAGGTGGATGTGGACTTTTCAATTCATGGGAATATTGTCCGTGCAACTGTAGAGGTGCGTTCCGTTGGAAAAACAGGTGTTGAGATGGAGGCGCTTACAGGTGTCTCAGTTGCCCTGCTGACTGTGTGGGATATGGTCAAGTCTGCAGAAAAAGACGAGACTGGTAATTATCCTGCTACCGGAATTCAAAATATCAAGGTTCTTGAGAAAGTCAAAATGAACCAAAACTAA
- a CDS encoding bifunctional ADP-dependent NAD(P)H-hydrate dehydratase/NAD(P)H-hydrate epimerase, translating into MFSITSSKMRSIDANCAYLGLSPVQLMENAGAAIAREIMSKIRYGKVLFVAGRGNNGGDTFVAARHLAMNRNYEVKLILLGHSSRIRTEESKQNFSLLRYSGLTELIEIADSKELEKYPGWKNNDIIVDGILGSGIKGAPREPESTAIDLINSSNSYIISVDSPSGYGMDGAEVVKSVIADLTITFHRMKTGLELPDSEKYTGLVKVVPIGVCKDAEEYVGMGDLISLSRRNSEAHKGNSGRVLVIGGGAYYGAPALAAMAALRTGADIVTVAVPENVADTVASFSPNLIVIPLEGDRLNPSNIPVLETLLETHDVAVIGPGLGRDSATLETVEQLLPICRKAVVDADALFGLKLPVKSEGKFILTPHSAEFSCLSGSSVPKELDSKKAVVGSFASDKAVTVILKGKIDVISDGSVTRLNRTGNAGMAVGGTGDVLTGIIGALFAVNDAIDAALCAVFISGAAGDLAFQEKGNGLLATDIIDRITDVISGVL; encoded by the coding sequence ATGTTCTCTATCACTTCTTCTAAAATGCGTTCAATTGATGCTAATTGCGCATATCTTGGCTTAAGCCCTGTGCAGCTTATGGAAAATGCCGGTGCTGCAATTGCCCGGGAAATTATGTCTAAAATAAGGTATGGTAAAGTTCTTTTTGTAGCCGGCAGGGGAAATAATGGAGGAGATACCTTTGTTGCTGCACGTCATCTGGCAATGAACAGGAACTATGAAGTAAAACTGATACTTCTTGGTCACTCATCTCGTATAAGGACGGAAGAATCAAAACAGAACTTTTCTCTTCTCAGGTACAGCGGTCTTACAGAACTGATAGAAATTGCAGATTCAAAAGAACTTGAAAAATACCCTGGCTGGAAAAACAATGATATTATTGTTGACGGAATCCTGGGTTCCGGAATAAAAGGTGCTCCCAGAGAGCCAGAATCAACTGCAATTGACCTGATAAATTCTTCTAATTCATACATTATTTCTGTAGATTCTCCTTCGGGATATGGTATGGATGGTGCAGAAGTTGTCAAAAGCGTGATTGCAGATTTGACAATCACCTTCCACAGGATGAAAACAGGTCTTGAACTTCCAGATTCTGAAAAATACACCGGCCTGGTAAAAGTTGTTCCAATAGGTGTATGCAAAGATGCTGAAGAATATGTCGGCATGGGTGATCTTATATCCCTATCACGCAGAAACAGCGAAGCTCATAAAGGTAATTCAGGCCGAGTTCTTGTTATCGGCGGAGGTGCATATTATGGTGCTCCGGCCCTTGCAGCCATGGCAGCGCTTCGAACCGGTGCTGATATCGTAACAGTTGCTGTGCCGGAAAATGTTGCCGATACAGTTGCTTCGTTTTCACCAAATCTTATTGTAATACCACTTGAAGGTGACAGGTTAAATCCTTCAAATATTCCGGTTCTTGAAACTCTCCTTGAAACTCATGATGTTGCTGTAATTGGTCCTGGTCTTGGCAGAGACTCTGCAACTCTGGAAACGGTGGAGCAACTTCTTCCTATTTGCAGGAAAGCTGTTGTTGATGCGGATGCGCTTTTTGGATTGAAATTACCCGTAAAAAGTGAGGGTAAATTCATTCTGACACCGCATTCTGCTGAATTCTCATGTCTGTCAGGGTCCTCTGTTCCAAAAGAACTTGATTCTAAAAAGGCTGTTGTAGGCAGCTTTGCTTCTGATAAAGCCGTCACAGTTATTCTGAAAGGAAAAATTGATGTCATTTCCGATGGTTCAGTCACCCGGCTTAACAGGACAGGTAATGCCGGAATGGCGGTTGGTGGCACGGGAGATGTTCTTACCGGAATCATCGGTGCCCTCTTTGCAGTCAATGATGCGATAGATGCGGCTTTATGTGCGGTTTTCATCAGCGGCGCAGCCGGAGACCTTGCATTTCAGGAAAAAGGAAACGGTTTGCTTGCGACAGATATAATTGATCGGATTACCGATGTTATATCAGGTGTATTATAA